The Sulfurimonas sp. genome includes the window AAGTTTTTTTAAAATACCAACAAGACAATGCTCTAAGACTTGTTGCTCTTGATGAAGATATTTTCTAATTTCTCGAAGTTGTTGTAAGGGTGTTAACCTATCTGCACCAGAAACAATAACTCCAGCAGCAAAAAGTTTTTTCAATCCTGCTATGCGTATCATATAAAACTCATCTAAGTTTGTTCCATAAATAGCTAAAAATTTTAAACGCTCTAAAAGTGGAAGTGACTTATCTTGAGCTTGTTTTAAAACTCTTGTATTAAATTGTAACCATGAAAGTTCACGATTATTATAAAGGTCTGGATTTTTTAGATTTAACATTGAAGAACCTATGCTTAACTTATTTTTCTCATTATATCTAATATATTATTATCTAATTACCCCTGTACCTTCGTAGTTGGCTGAATGGTAGATAGTAACACCATTTTTTCTTGCATAATATCTCATAAGAAGTTTTTGAAGTGTAGGCTCTATTGATGGAGAGAACCAAGCATTGTTACTAGTTGCTATGACAAAATCAACTTCTCCTTCATATATTTCTTGACAAGTTGCCTCATAGCAGATTGCATTTCTAAATTTTACACCTTTGATAGTAAAGTCTGTTGGTGATGTTGCTGTAAGAAAGTCAGAAGCACCAGAGAAAAAAGTATCGTTTATAAACTTTTGTGCAAATTTTGGAAGTGGAATGTACTCACCAAATGGAACTAAAACTAGTTTTTTTGCCTTTGTATATGTGCCGTCTTCAAAAAGGTAAGTGACATTGTAGTTCTTGGAATTTTCTCTAAAGAGTGAACCAGCAACAATACTTATTTCTTTTGATAAAATTAATAGTTGATTTATTAGTTTTGGGTTTTTGTTCATATATAGCGGGAAAACAGATTCTGGAAATACTATAAGGTCATAATCTTCATCTATTGCAGTTTGTATCTCTTTATAAATAAACAAAATAGTTGGTTTTAAACTCTCTCTTAGCCATTTTTTGTCTTGTTTTATGTCTGTATGAATAAGTTTTATTTTCAGAGGTGCGAGTTTTTGTATTGGAGGGTTAAAGTTAATAGCTATAAGAAGTAAAATAAGTGAAGCATATTTGTATGGTTTTTTTATGTAAGATACAAAAGATAAAGCTAATAGTACAG containing:
- a CDS encoding apolipoprotein N-acyltransferase; this translates as MLKTIKNFKKNNSLLYELILGLLTAFLFSAFIYLEEFGFTIKILNTIFSISALALLLYIPSRGVLVAGFTIGLLWFYWVGYSFEYQGVGYMTPIITFAFGIIYMLFFGILALTKKVYIRALLLFSLSFFEPFDWNWLQIELIFTDSYIGIYKYQLASVLLALSFVSYIKKPYKYASLILLLIAINFNPPIQKLAPLKIKLIHTDIKQDKKWLRESLKPTILFIYKEIQTAIDEDYDLIVFPESVFPLYMNKNPKLINQLLILSKEISIVAGSLFRENSKNYNVTYLFEDGTYTKAKKLVLVPFGEYIPLPKFAQKFINDTFFSGASDFLTATSPTDFTIKGVKFRNAICYEATCQEIYEGEVDFVIATSNNAWFSPSIEPTLQKLLMRYYARKNGVTIYHSANYEGTGVIR